The Spirosoma foliorum genome has a window encoding:
- the hisB gene encoding bifunctional histidinol-phosphatase/imidazoleglycerol-phosphate dehydratase HisB: MQKILFIDRDGTLIIEPQPDQQVDSLLKLDYIPKAISAMRMIAEDTDYQLVMVTNQDGLGTDSFPEDTFWPAHNKMMSTFAGENIHFSAVHIDRHFPRDNSTTRKPGTGMLTEYFSDKYDLANSYVIGDRLTDVQLAVNLGAKAILFLPPDGLADVQTADVSGLTETMQHAIALKTDDWDQIYEFLRLPARTATVERNTKETQIRVDLNLDGRGQATIHTGLGFFDHMLDQVAKHSGADLTIQVNGDLHIDEHHTIEDTALALGEAYRRALGDKRGISRYGFLLPMDEALAQVGIDFSGRPWLVWDADFRREKIGDMPTEMFFHFFKSFSDTALCNLNIKVEGDNEHHKIEAIFKAFAKAIKMAVRRDIKELDNLPSTKGVL; this comes from the coding sequence ATGCAAAAAATTCTGTTTATCGACCGCGACGGTACGCTTATTATTGAACCACAACCCGATCAGCAGGTCGATTCGCTACTTAAGCTCGACTATATTCCAAAGGCAATTTCAGCCATGCGAATGATTGCTGAAGATACCGATTATCAATTAGTGATGGTCACCAATCAGGATGGGCTTGGTACCGATTCGTTTCCCGAAGATACGTTCTGGCCAGCGCATAACAAGATGATGTCCACCTTTGCCGGTGAAAATATTCATTTCTCAGCGGTACACATCGACCGTCATTTCCCACGCGATAATTCGACGACCCGTAAGCCCGGTACGGGCATGTTGACGGAGTACTTTTCCGATAAGTATGATCTCGCCAATAGCTACGTTATTGGTGATCGACTGACCGATGTACAATTGGCGGTAAATCTGGGCGCAAAAGCTATTTTATTCCTTCCGCCAGATGGTCTCGCAGATGTACAAACCGCCGATGTTTCTGGCCTGACAGAAACGATGCAACATGCAATCGCCCTGAAAACGGACGACTGGGATCAGATATACGAGTTTCTTCGATTGCCTGCCCGAACGGCCACCGTGGAACGAAATACCAAAGAAACTCAAATTCGGGTTGACCTAAACCTCGATGGACGTGGTCAGGCCACTATTCATACCGGTCTGGGTTTCTTCGACCATATGCTCGATCAAGTCGCCAAACATTCGGGTGCCGATCTGACCATTCAGGTCAATGGGGATTTGCATATCGATGAACACCATACGATTGAAGATACAGCCCTGGCGTTGGGAGAAGCTTATCGGCGTGCGCTTGGCGACAAACGGGGTATTAGTCGCTACGGTTTCCTGCTGCCGATGGATGAAGCGTTGGCACAAGTTGGCATCGATTTTTCAGGTCGCCCCTGGCTCGTTTGGGATGCTGATTTCCGGCGCGAAAAAATTGGTGATATGCCAACCGAAATGTTCTTCCATTTCTTCAAGTCATTCTCAGATACGGCTCTTTGCAACCTGAACATTAAGGTCGAAGGTGATAATGAGCACCATAAAATTGAAGCCATTTTCAAAGCCTTCGCGAAAGCCATTAAAATGGCCGTTCGGCGCGATATTAAAGAATTGGACAACCTACCAAGTACGAAGGGGGTTCTGTAA
- a CDS encoding 1-acyl-sn-glycerol-3-phosphate acyltransferase, producing the protein MLGAITRWLFKIAGWRVVGSVPTLPKAIWVVAPHSTNWDFLLGLGIRPTIHVWIEYLAKSSLFTWYAGWLFRALGGRPVYRDKSHNLVDAMVDVLNSTERLHICIAPEGTRSNVSKLKTGFYYIALKAGVPLIPVGFDWPRKLILLGDPIYVTGNYATDMVPFYEFFSQVQGVKKDWLKHWEETGVIE; encoded by the coding sequence ATGCTCGGTGCTATTACCCGTTGGTTGTTTAAAATTGCTGGATGGCGGGTGGTTGGCTCCGTTCCGACCTTACCGAAAGCGATTTGGGTCGTAGCTCCCCATTCTACCAACTGGGATTTCCTTCTCGGCCTGGGTATTCGTCCTACCATTCACGTTTGGATTGAGTACCTCGCCAAAAGTTCACTATTTACGTGGTACGCAGGCTGGCTATTCCGGGCATTGGGTGGCAGACCTGTCTATCGAGATAAATCGCACAATTTAGTGGATGCGATGGTTGACGTGCTTAATTCAACTGAGCGACTCCATATCTGTATTGCCCCCGAAGGCACCCGTAGCAACGTTTCGAAGCTAAAAACTGGTTTCTACTACATCGCCCTTAAAGCGGGCGTCCCTCTAATTCCAGTCGGCTTCGACTGGCCCCGTAAACTCATACTTCTAGGTGATCCAATTTACGTTACGGGCAACTACGCAACCGACATGGTGCCTTTTTACGAGTTTTTCTCTCAGGTTCAGGGAGTCAAGAAAGACTGGTTGAAGCATTGGGAAGAAACGGGGGTAATTGAATAG
- the nspC gene encoding carboxynorspermidine decarboxylase, whose translation MTTTLLQHLDEPAIPSPCFILEEAKLRRNLTLIDSVQKAAGVTIILALKGFSMYSAFPLVREYLSGATASSLNEIKLVNEYMGVQAHAYIPAYRDDEFDEVVERSSHLTFNSWSQWERFKDRVAGKPVSCGIRVNPQYSEVATEMYNPCVPGSRLGATRDQLPDQLPEGLEGIHFHTLCENDSFTLERTLEALEARFGDLLHQAKWVNFGGGHLMTREGYDTNHLIGLLSAFRQKYKVDVILEPGSAIAWQTGVLVSSVLDVVNSQGIDVAILDTSFAAHMPDTLEMPYKPRIINSYHEPVAGKPTYRLGGMTCLAGDFMGDYSFDAPLEIGNKLVFDDMIHYTMVKTTTFNGVNLPAIGIWKENETFQLIKTYGYESFKDRLS comes from the coding sequence ATGACTACAACCTTGCTGCAGCACCTCGACGAACCCGCTATTCCGTCGCCCTGCTTTATTCTGGAAGAAGCCAAATTACGCCGAAACCTTACGTTGATCGATTCGGTACAGAAGGCCGCTGGTGTGACTATTATTCTGGCACTGAAAGGGTTTTCGATGTACAGTGCTTTTCCATTGGTGCGCGAATACCTAAGTGGTGCCACCGCCAGTTCGCTCAACGAAATCAAATTGGTGAACGAGTATATGGGCGTGCAAGCGCATGCGTATATACCGGCCTATCGCGACGATGAGTTTGATGAAGTGGTCGAACGGAGCAGTCACCTGACGTTCAATTCGTGGAGCCAATGGGAGCGGTTTAAAGATCGGGTTGCCGGAAAACCAGTTTCCTGTGGTATTCGGGTAAATCCGCAGTACTCAGAAGTTGCCACGGAAATGTACAACCCCTGCGTTCCAGGTTCCCGATTAGGCGCTACGCGTGACCAATTGCCCGATCAATTACCTGAGGGTCTGGAAGGCATTCATTTTCACACGCTCTGCGAAAATGACTCATTTACCCTGGAGCGAACGCTCGAAGCCCTCGAAGCTCGCTTTGGCGATCTACTTCATCAGGCTAAATGGGTTAATTTCGGTGGAGGGCATTTAATGACTCGGGAAGGTTATGACACCAATCACCTGATTGGCTTGCTGTCAGCCTTCCGGCAGAAATATAAGGTAGATGTTATTCTGGAACCGGGTTCGGCCATTGCCTGGCAAACGGGCGTTCTGGTATCGAGCGTTTTGGATGTTGTGAATAGCCAAGGGATTGACGTAGCCATTCTGGATACGTCGTTTGCGGCTCACATGCCCGATACGCTCGAAATGCCCTACAAACCCCGGATTATCAACTCCTACCACGAGCCCGTTGCGGGTAAACCGACCTACCGTTTGGGAGGGATGACCTGTCTTGCCGGCGATTTTATGGGCGATTACTCATTTGATGCCCCGCTCGAAATTGGCAATAAACTGGTGTTCGACGATATGATTCACTACACTATGGTGAAAACCACAACCTTCAACGGTGTGAATTTACCCGCAATTGGTATCTGGAAAGAAAACGAAACCTTTCAGCTGATCAAAACGTACGGCTACGAAAGCTTTAAAGACCGATTGAGCTAG
- a CDS encoding energy transducer TonB produces MIFSTVYSLILSRTYALSVGLLVLSVASFAQTTQQRDVNVYTIVETQPEFPGGINALINYLKVTINYPAEAQEAKIKGRVFVSFVVEIDGSLTDIIVLKGLGYGCDEEAMRVVKAMPCWIPGSQSGRLIRVKYNLPIAFGTDFPKRKGH; encoded by the coding sequence ATGATTTTTTCTACTGTTTACTCGCTAATACTGAGTCGCACGTATGCGCTAAGTGTCGGTTTATTAGTACTGTCGGTTGCCAGTTTCGCGCAAACAACACAACAGCGTGATGTAAACGTCTATACGATTGTCGAAACGCAGCCCGAATTTCCAGGTGGTATAAACGCCTTAATAAACTATCTGAAAGTAACTATTAACTATCCGGCAGAAGCCCAAGAAGCAAAAATTAAAGGGCGTGTTTTTGTGTCGTTTGTTGTAGAGATAGACGGAAGCCTAACCGATATCATTGTTTTGAAAGGTCTTGGCTATGGGTGCGACGAAGAAGCGATGCGGGTTGTTAAGGCTATGCCCTGCTGGATTCCTGGGAGTCAATCAGGACGGTTAATACGCGTTAAATACAATCTGCCTATTGCATTCGGCACTGATTTTCCTAAACGTAAAGGCCATTAG
- a CDS encoding energy transducer TonB, with translation MLHANASTDVALTYDDIIFQARNRAYGAFDLRQHYRPTLSRAVGLGVGLFLLGVALPTLYDRFWPKETIANKEIMTQVTLETIKEQPAEKPIEVPPAEKQPAVKTVRNLPLDVLPDADVVEENPPATVEELKDATSGPVTAEGTGDIDVIAAPEATVATVQEKAVEVESKTEAPFVTVEQQPEYPGGMSALINFLGKNLNYPRQAASAGVSGRVFVSFIVNTDGSLTDIQILKGIGFGCDEEALRVMNKMPHWKPGKQSGRAVRVKYNLPIAFTLE, from the coding sequence ATGCTTCACGCCAATGCTTCTACAGATGTCGCGCTGACTTACGACGACATTATTTTTCAGGCTCGTAATCGGGCCTACGGTGCCTTCGACCTGCGCCAACATTATCGACCGACACTTAGCCGTGCAGTGGGGCTGGGTGTCGGTTTATTCTTGTTGGGAGTTGCTCTCCCTACACTCTATGATCGATTTTGGCCTAAAGAAACCATCGCCAACAAGGAGATCATGACCCAGGTGACGCTTGAAACGATAAAAGAACAACCGGCCGAAAAGCCGATCGAAGTTCCACCTGCTGAAAAGCAACCAGCAGTTAAGACCGTACGAAATTTACCACTAGATGTGCTACCTGACGCTGATGTGGTCGAAGAGAATCCACCCGCAACCGTTGAGGAACTTAAAGATGCTACTTCTGGACCCGTAACCGCCGAGGGAACTGGCGATATTGACGTGATTGCGGCACCAGAAGCAACGGTTGCCACGGTACAGGAAAAAGCCGTTGAAGTAGAATCCAAAACCGAAGCCCCATTTGTAACGGTTGAGCAGCAACCCGAATATCCCGGTGGTATGAGTGCGCTGATAAACTTCCTGGGTAAAAACCTGAATTATCCACGCCAGGCTGCTTCGGCAGGTGTGTCGGGGCGGGTTTTTGTCAGCTTTATTGTCAATACGGATGGAAGCTTAACCGATATCCAGATATTGAAAGGAATTGGTTTCGGCTGCGATGAAGAAGCCCTTCGGGTGATGAACAAGATGCCCCACTGGAAACCCGGTAAACAGTCGGGGCGGGCGGTTCGGGTAAAGTATAATTTACCGATTGCCTTTACGCTGGAATGA
- a CDS encoding saccharopine dehydrogenase family protein, producing MAKVLIIGAGGVGSVVAHKCAMNSQVFTTIMLASRTQAKCDRIAAEIQEMHGVTIQTAKVDADVVAETVALIRSFNPVLVINVALPYQDLPIMDACLEAGVHYMDTANYEPKDVAKFEYSWQWAYKERFEQAGLMALLGCGFDPGATQVFTAYAAKHHFDRMDYLDIVDCNAGNHGKAFATNFNPEINIREITQPGRYWENGEWVEIPAMSIHKPIEYPAIGARESYVLYHEELESLVKNFPTLKRARFWMTFGQAYLTHLEVLQNVGMTRIDSVKFNGMDIVPLEFLKAVLPAPDSLGENYTGQTSIGCQIKGVKDGEDRTYFIWNNCDHAETYREVRGQAVSYTTGVPAMIGAMLMLTGVWMQPGVWNCEELDPDPFIEQMNKQGLPVNERVNIPLPHEYPA from the coding sequence ATGGCAAAAGTGCTCATTATCGGAGCCGGTGGCGTTGGCAGCGTTGTAGCGCATAAATGTGCGATGAACAGCCAGGTCTTTACAACGATTATGCTGGCCAGCCGCACCCAAGCAAAGTGCGACCGTATTGCGGCCGAAATTCAGGAAATGCACGGCGTAACCATTCAAACGGCGAAGGTTGATGCCGATGTTGTGGCCGAAACAGTTGCATTGATTCGGTCATTTAATCCGGTGCTGGTTATCAACGTAGCGTTACCTTATCAGGATCTTCCGATTATGGATGCCTGCCTGGAAGCGGGTGTTCATTATATGGACACGGCTAATTACGAACCGAAAGACGTTGCTAAGTTTGAATATAGCTGGCAGTGGGCCTACAAAGAGCGGTTTGAGCAGGCTGGTTTAATGGCCCTGTTAGGCTGTGGATTTGACCCTGGCGCTACTCAGGTGTTTACGGCTTATGCGGCCAAACATCATTTCGATCGGATGGATTATCTGGACATCGTCGATTGTAATGCGGGGAATCACGGCAAAGCGTTTGCTACGAATTTTAACCCGGAAATTAACATCCGGGAAATCACCCAGCCTGGTCGGTACTGGGAAAATGGCGAGTGGGTCGAGATTCCGGCCATGAGCATTCATAAACCCATCGAGTACCCGGCCATTGGCGCTCGTGAATCCTATGTACTTTATCACGAAGAGCTGGAGTCGTTGGTGAAAAACTTCCCAACGCTGAAACGTGCCCGGTTCTGGATGACCTTTGGCCAGGCGTATCTGACGCATCTGGAGGTATTGCAAAACGTAGGCATGACCCGAATTGATTCGGTGAAGTTTAATGGAATGGATATTGTGCCGCTGGAGTTCCTGAAAGCGGTATTGCCAGCTCCCGACTCACTGGGCGAAAACTATACGGGCCAAACCAGCATCGGCTGCCAGATTAAAGGCGTGAAAGACGGCGAAGATCGGACGTATTTTATCTGGAATAACTGCGATCATGCCGAAACATATCGTGAAGTGCGTGGGCAGGCGGTTAGTTACACAACAGGCGTGCCAGCAATGATTGGCGCCATGCTTATGCTCACAGGTGTATGGATGCAGCCCGGTGTCTGGAACTGCGAGGAGCTAGACCCCGATCCATTTATCGAACAAATGAACAAACAGGGATTGCCTGTCAACGAACGGGTGAACATTCCGCTGCCTCACGAATATCCGGCCTGA
- a CDS encoding WapI family immunity protein, translating to MKFVSSSGSANSFELAILGYSKATKTWRDRNRLQCRFSTLWGQQSDTQSAPLQTWEIKRLLVGLRSLWNKATNHVTLTFSEPGLSMEAKALSDDKYCLQIQLDHSLAPSWHNYPDFPMEMDIHLNRNQLQEAIQELSGQMDTFPER from the coding sequence ATGAAATTTGTATCTTCTTCAGGCTCTGCTAACTCATTTGAACTCGCGATTTTAGGTTATAGTAAGGCTACCAAAACCTGGAGGGACCGCAATCGGTTACAATGCCGATTTTCGACCTTATGGGGGCAACAGTCCGATACACAATCCGCCCCTCTGCAAACCTGGGAAATCAAACGTCTATTGGTTGGACTACGCTCGCTCTGGAACAAAGCAACTAACCATGTAACCCTGACTTTCTCGGAGCCAGGTCTGAGTATGGAAGCCAAAGCCCTCTCCGACGACAAGTATTGCCTACAAATTCAGCTTGATCATTCACTGGCACCCTCCTGGCATAATTACCCAGACTTCCCCATGGAGATGGATATCCATTTAAACCGAAATCAGCTTCAGGAAGCGATACAAGAGTTGTCAGGCCAAATGGATACGTTTCCCGAAAGATAA
- a CDS encoding TetR/AcrR family transcriptional regulator, with the protein MKVVKRRNRQMTMERILRAMGEVMAERGTEKAGINAVAERAGVNKVLIYRYFGGWNGLLEAYVHRGFFLSMFNDKFLDSVPDNLAPEARSKAWSEYTIQFMREFRSRKSSQELIRWEMSNGETELARRLADFRDQSYKSMVSKLAPYSDFDPIAITSLMVAAVTHLVLTSNQRDHIGDIDLRSDSGWERLETAIRRIYSSLNIALERENAKVA; encoded by the coding sequence ATGAAAGTCGTCAAGCGAAGAAATCGCCAGATGACCATGGAACGGATTCTACGTGCCATGGGTGAAGTAATGGCCGAGCGAGGCACCGAAAAAGCAGGCATCAATGCCGTTGCCGAGCGCGCCGGAGTGAATAAAGTACTTATTTACCGCTACTTCGGTGGCTGGAACGGCTTGCTGGAAGCTTATGTGCATCGCGGATTCTTCCTGTCGATGTTTAACGACAAATTCCTGGATTCGGTGCCGGACAATCTGGCCCCCGAAGCACGCAGCAAAGCCTGGTCGGAGTATACCATCCAGTTCATGCGCGAGTTCCGTAGCCGGAAGTCTTCGCAGGAGTTGATCCGTTGGGAAATGTCGAATGGCGAAACCGAACTGGCTCGTCGTCTGGCCGATTTTCGGGATCAGTCCTACAAATCGATGGTTAGTAAACTAGCCCCCTATTCTGATTTCGATCCGATTGCTATCACCAGTCTGATGGTAGCTGCGGTTACGCACCTGGTCCTGACCAGCAATCAACGCGATCATATCGGCGACATCGACCTTCGCTCCGATTCTGGTTGGGAACGTCTGGAAACAGCTATCCGTCGAATTTACTCTAGTTTGAATATTGCCCTTGAGCGTGAAAACGCTAAAGTAGCCTAA
- a CDS encoding aminopeptidase P family protein, whose amino-acid sequence MRYLPIDSQLFVHNRQRLTNLLKPKSLVVVNANDIMPTNADGTMTFRQNNDLFYLTGVDQEETCLVLFPEHPDPKFREVLFLRETSELIEIWEGHKLTKAEAEQVTGIPQKQIYWTHQFEQIFTLMVFEAEHIYLNTNEHTRAGVQVQTRDARFIDEFRQKYPLHHLERLAPLMHYLRAIKQPQEIPLIQTAIDITDKMFHRLLGFIKPGVWEYEIEAEMMHEYLKNRSRGSAYSPIIASGANACVLHYIDNSQQCQDGDVILLDIGAEYANYNADMTRSVPVNGRFTARQRAVYDAVLRVMKEATQMLRPGNLWDEYHREVGKVMEGELIGLGLLDRDEVAKQDPDAPLYKKYFMHGTSHFLGLDVHDVGNKYRRMEPGMVFTVEPGIYIREEKLGIRLENNILITESGNIDLMANIPLEAEAIEDLMNR is encoded by the coding sequence ATGCGTTATTTACCCATCGACAGCCAACTTTTCGTACACAACCGCCAGCGACTTACTAATCTGCTGAAACCTAAATCATTGGTTGTTGTGAATGCCAATGATATTATGCCTACCAATGCCGATGGCACAATGACTTTTCGGCAAAATAATGACCTGTTCTACCTCACTGGCGTTGATCAGGAAGAAACATGTCTGGTGTTATTTCCGGAGCATCCCGATCCGAAATTTCGTGAGGTCTTGTTCCTGCGCGAAACCAGCGAGCTTATCGAAATTTGGGAAGGGCATAAACTGACGAAGGCCGAAGCCGAGCAGGTAACGGGAATTCCGCAGAAGCAGATTTACTGGACGCACCAGTTCGAGCAGATTTTTACGCTGATGGTTTTCGAAGCCGAGCATATCTATCTGAATACCAATGAACACACCCGTGCTGGTGTACAGGTTCAGACGCGCGATGCCCGGTTTATCGATGAGTTTCGGCAGAAATATCCACTGCATCATCTGGAGCGACTTGCACCATTGATGCACTACCTGCGAGCCATTAAACAACCTCAGGAAATTCCCCTTATTCAGACTGCTATCGATATTACCGACAAGATGTTCCATCGGTTGCTTGGGTTCATTAAACCCGGCGTTTGGGAGTATGAAATCGAGGCCGAAATGATGCACGAATACCTGAAGAACCGCTCGCGGGGCTCAGCCTATAGTCCTATTATTGCTTCGGGAGCCAACGCCTGTGTATTGCATTATATTGACAATAGCCAGCAATGTCAGGATGGTGATGTGATTCTGTTGGATATTGGCGCTGAGTACGCGAACTACAATGCCGATATGACCCGCTCTGTACCCGTCAATGGTCGATTTACGGCACGTCAGCGCGCTGTTTATGATGCTGTTTTACGGGTGATGAAAGAAGCCACACAGATGCTCCGCCCTGGTAATCTTTGGGACGAATATCACCGGGAAGTGGGTAAGGTAATGGAAGGCGAACTAATTGGATTAGGGCTGCTAGATCGTGATGAGGTTGCGAAGCAGGACCCTGACGCGCCTTTATACAAAAAGTATTTCATGCACGGCACGTCGCATTTTCTGGGGCTTGATGTGCACGATGTTGGCAACAAATATCGGCGAATGGAGCCGGGTATGGTTTTCACCGTTGAACCCGGTATTTATATCCGTGAAGAGAAACTAGGGATTCGCCTGGAAAACAACATCCTGATTACGGAGTCGGGTAATATTGATTTGATGGCCAATATTCCGCTCGAAGCCGAAGCTATAGAAGACTTGATGAATAGGTAA
- a CDS encoding S8 family serine peptidase — MTLRHTVFLCLLTSLLQAQPNAAPKYWVLLRDKDQTSAPALSQQSITQRQQQNLALDETDKPISTAYLHQFKQAGVRPLCQSRWLNAVSAYLTTEQQARVLAMPFVKGIQAIDPAIVITSLDLPANLQMAPVMTQIQAPDFANAGLTGRFVNIGVIDAGFFGADSANALKHIFARDGVKRVRDYVNEKKTHDNLFRTLETMSDFHGTEVLAAIAGSDPSENIQFGLATDATFYLARTDQGNREYRGEEDNWVAAMEWMDSLGVRLINTSLGYAKGMSNPKENYEPSQMDGHTSLISRAAQIAADKKGILIIVSAGNEGDDRSWRIISTPADAQGVLAIGATNSRLWNRIGYSSIGPENLPYLKPNVSCFSLYGTSLSAPVITGFAACIMQANPKLTNKQVMEIIEKSSHLYPYGNNYVGYGVPQASRALALLRNQDIPSNVRSVKANGKSFTIPVETTEQIVSVFHKKSATHVLQQEAAKVVNGKLTLRRAADEKQTTIDLKREVIEVVWE, encoded by the coding sequence ATGACACTTCGCCACACAGTATTCTTATGCCTGTTGACTTCGCTGCTACAGGCCCAGCCCAACGCAGCGCCTAAGTACTGGGTGTTACTTCGCGATAAAGATCAAACGTCCGCGCCGGCTTTGTCGCAGCAATCGATCACGCAGCGACAGCAACAGAACCTTGCTCTGGACGAGACGGATAAGCCTATTTCGACGGCTTATCTGCATCAATTCAAACAAGCGGGCGTACGTCCCCTTTGTCAGTCTCGCTGGCTCAACGCCGTGTCAGCCTATTTAACGACCGAACAACAGGCGCGGGTTCTTGCCATGCCGTTTGTGAAAGGCATACAGGCCATTGATCCGGCTATTGTCATTACGTCTTTAGATTTACCGGCCAATCTTCAAATGGCGCCGGTCATGACCCAAATTCAGGCCCCCGATTTTGCGAATGCAGGACTAACGGGCCGGTTTGTAAACATTGGTGTGATCGACGCCGGTTTCTTTGGGGCCGACTCAGCCAATGCACTCAAGCATATTTTTGCGCGTGATGGCGTTAAGCGGGTGCGCGATTACGTAAATGAGAAGAAAACCCACGATAATCTGTTTCGCACGCTCGAGACCATGTCCGATTTTCATGGGACCGAAGTGCTGGCCGCTATTGCCGGTAGCGATCCTTCTGAAAACATTCAGTTTGGGTTGGCCACCGATGCTACTTTTTATCTGGCCCGAACCGATCAGGGCAACCGCGAATACCGGGGCGAGGAAGACAATTGGGTAGCCGCTATGGAGTGGATGGACAGTCTTGGAGTTCGGTTGATCAATACTTCGCTGGGTTATGCGAAAGGTATGAGTAACCCGAAAGAAAATTATGAGCCCAGCCAAATGGACGGGCATACGAGTCTCATTAGTCGGGCTGCTCAAATTGCTGCCGACAAAAAAGGGATTCTGATCATTGTATCGGCGGGTAATGAAGGCGACGATCGATCATGGCGAATCATCAGTACCCCAGCCGATGCGCAGGGCGTATTGGCCATTGGTGCTACCAACTCCAGACTCTGGAACCGGATTGGTTACAGCAGTATTGGTCCCGAAAATCTACCTTATCTAAAACCCAACGTTTCTTGTTTTTCGCTGTACGGGACTTCGCTCTCGGCGCCCGTTATTACTGGTTTTGCCGCCTGTATCATGCAGGCCAATCCTAAACTAACGAATAAACAAGTGATGGAGATTATCGAGAAATCGTCGCATTTATATCCCTACGGAAATAATTATGTTGGCTACGGCGTGCCACAGGCATCGCGGGCGCTGGCTTTACTTCGTAATCAGGATATACCATCAAACGTTCGGTCGGTGAAAGCGAATGGCAAATCGTTCACAATTCCCGTCGAAACAACCGAACAAATTGTATCGGTATTTCATAAGAAAAGCGCAACCCACGTTTTGCAGCAGGAAGCAGCTAAGGTTGTCAATGGTAAGTTAACCCTCCGCCGGGCAGCTGACGAAAAACAAACGACCATCGATTTGAAACGGGAAGTGATTGAAGTGGTTTGGGAGTAA
- a CDS encoding response regulator transcription factor: MKILVIEDERKLARFIKQGLEQHGHVADLTHSGSEGLDFLAGGLYDLVLLDLMLPGQTGFEVLQNLRTFGISVPVIILSALSDSDKVVHGLDLGAVDYMRKPFDFNELLARIRVLQRRTTTSDNVVLRVADVEMRLVSHEVLKNGTTLDLTNREFSLLELLMRRAGQLVTKNEIAEKVWSVDFDMGSNVIEVHIYQLRKKLDSLGRTGLIETLIGRGYRFKTT; this comes from the coding sequence GTGAAAATCCTGGTTATCGAAGATGAGCGTAAACTGGCCCGATTTATCAAGCAGGGCTTGGAACAACATGGCCACGTTGCCGATCTGACGCATTCGGGTTCAGAAGGTCTGGATTTTCTGGCGGGTGGGCTTTACGATCTGGTTCTGCTTGATCTGATGCTACCCGGTCAGACTGGTTTCGAGGTTTTACAAAACCTTCGAACATTCGGGATATCGGTTCCTGTCATTATTTTGTCGGCGCTCAGCGATTCGGATAAAGTGGTGCATGGACTAGACCTCGGCGCTGTTGATTACATGCGCAAGCCTTTTGATTTCAACGAACTTTTGGCGCGCATCCGAGTCTTACAACGCCGAACCACTACCAGCGACAATGTTGTGTTGCGCGTAGCCGATGTGGAAATGCGACTGGTTTCGCACGAGGTACTCAAAAACGGCACAACACTTGACCTTACCAATCGAGAGTTCTCTTTATTGGAATTACTTATGCGTCGGGCAGGACAGTTAGTTACCAAAAATGAAATTGCCGAAAAAGTCTGGTCCGTCGATTTCGATATGGGCAGCAATGTAATTGAAGTCCATATTTACCAGCTCCGCAAAAAGCTGGATTCTCTTGGCAGAACGGGTCTGATTGAAACGCTGATTGGCCGAGGTTATCGATTCAAAACAACATGA